GAACACTACAGGAACCGATGGCAACATCACCGTTGAGTCATCGCCATTCTCTGCGTCGGTCGGGAGCTTCAACTCTATTACCGCAGGCCAAAATGCTGTCATCAGCGTCGGTGGTACCAACGGTTATGAGTTGTCGTCACAGACCAATACGGTGTCAGGAGTTCTACCAGGTGTAAACATCAATCTGGTATCGGCGCAAGCTCCAGGGTCATCCCCCATCACCCTTTCGGTAACTCCGAATGGTGCCAAAATGGCAACAGACGTTCAATCACTCATCACGGCAGCCAACACGGCGCTCTCGGACATCAATAAGTACGCTGGCTATAACGCCGCCACCGGAACCGGCGGGCCACTGATGGGCAACTCTGACCTCAACGCCCTGACCTCGCAAATTCTTGGGGTTATCTCGAATGAAGTGGGGTTGAACGGAACAACAGCGGCGAATGCAGGGATCACCCTCAACAAGAACGGATCGATCGACTTCAACGCCACCACCTTTGCCCAAGCCTATGATGCCAATCCATCACAAGTCGCCTCCCTCTTCACTCAGGGTGGCTCACTAAATGCGACTTCTAACGCCTACTCGGGCTCGGTAACCCTTAGTTATGCGGGCAACGCAACCCAAGCAGGCAGCTACCCTATCGTGATCACACATTCGGCAACCCAAGCGGTAGATACCGGCAGTATTGTCTCAGGTGGTGCAATTACCAGTGCCGAATCGCTCTCCTTCACCTCTGGTGGCTCAACTGCGACTTATGCAGCAAGTGCTGGCGAATCGCTCACTAGCATTGCAGCGGGCATCAACGCGTCCTTCGCATCGTCGGGTCTTGCGCTGAGCGCAACAGTCAACACCACCTCATCTGGCTCCCAGCTTGTGGTCTCCTCACAGAACTATGGCTCTGCACAGAGCTTTACCGTGGCGACTAGTGGAACAACCGGCCAGCTCGGTCTCACCGCGAACGGCACCACCTATGCGGGAACTGATGTGGCTGGGACTATCGATGGAGTGACAGCGACCGGCAGTGGCCAGTATCTCTCGGCACCTATTGATAATCCGACGCTGGCCGGACTCTCGCTGCAAGTGACGGCGACTGGAATCACGAGTGCAACGACTCTTGGTGATTTTACCTATACCCCAGGCATTGCGGGTGGCATGGGCGCGACAGGGTATGGAGCATCCGATCCGACCACAGGGTCGCTGTCGAGCACGATTTCTAGCCTCAACCAGCAGATCGCAAGTTTGCAACAACAGTACAACAACTACACTCCGATGATCCAATCAGAGCAGAAGATGCTCCAGCAGGAGTTCGACAACATGGAGACCCAGCTCGGAACTCTCAAGAATCAGGGCAGTTATCTCTCGAGTGAAATTGCTCAGCTGCCCACAGGTGGATAGAGTTGATGAAAGTTAACATTCAGCGATCAGCGCCATTGTGAGTGCCTCTTGACTCTTTCCAGATGGCTAATGATTGGTTGATGATAACGGTGTTTAACTTTTTCAAACATCTGCCTGCGGGCTAATTGCGTCGACTCTCATGAGCGGTAGTTCCGTTGATCTTCACTGAGAACTGATTTGGAACCAGCCCACAACTTTGTTGGCCAGGGTTATTTTAGATGAAATAACATCGACAACATACACGATATCTCTACCTCAGACTTGATTGTATTGATTGACATCCTGGGGTTCGATAACTGTGCACCGACGAATTCATATAGCGGCCACGCCACCCTGACCGACGTAGGCAGAAAGGTCTAATCAATTCTCCAAATCCCTATGAACCCAGATCCCCCCAGCATACAATCCTTGAGTCCCTCGGGTTTGAAAACCCTTCTTACTCGGACCGCCCGACGTAGCGGCTAGTTTGCAGTGCCACTTTCAGAACGATTAGCTAGTTGAGCTGAGAGTCTGAAATGGCGATCAAAAGATGAATTGAACGCGTAGTTTTCTCGATTACCTGAACCTCATCGAATTCTTAGTCGTTAACGAGACAACCCCGAGAATGGTTCCCTATCTACCAAGCAAACACCGAGGGTGTAGCACTGAGAACTCATTCCTGACCAAAGCAGCGCAGAGGAAGTATAGTAGAGCGCGACGCGGTCTTCTCGAATACAAAGTGAATGGGACTCACGCAGCCCTCCGGAATTACATGGAACTTCCTAGAGACCATAGACCGCAGTATTGGTAGGTGCAATGAACAGTAGCAGCGTCTTGCCGTCAACCCCTCGAGTAACCACCTAGTACAGTCCCTGTCTGTGCTTTACATCGCAGCAGGCGCGGCTACTTAAGCTTTATATCGCAATAATACTTCCAAAACCTGAATCGCATTCAGCGCCGCGCCTTTGCGTAAGTTATCCCCCGATACAAAGAAGGCGATCCCATTTGTCGATGACCGGTCGGGTCGAATCCGTCCAATCAGGACTGGATCGATCCCAGCCGAAGCGAGAGGAGTTGGCAGCTCAACGATCTGACAACCTGGTTCCTGTCTGAGCGCGTCCACGAACGACTCCACCCGGGGAGTATCTCGGCACTCTGCAACAATCGCGATGCTGTGTCCCGTAAAGACCGGTACCCTTACACAGGTAACATGGCAGCGCAGATCAGCCAACCCCAAAATTTTGCGGGACTCATTGACAAACTTCTCCTCCTCAGAGGTGTCGCCATCGTGAAGATCCCCTGCGAGGGGGATGACATTTCCGGCAAGTACAGCTGGGAACTTTACCGGAGACATGAAGTCGACGGCACCGCCATCGAAGGTGAGTGCGGCAAGATTTGGTCGTTGCAGTTCGGCATCAAGTTCTGCCACCCCTTCCCTGCCCGCCCCAGAGGCTGCCTGGTAGGTCGCAGCGATCACGCGTTCGAGGCCAAAGAGGCGATCGATGATCGCCAATGGAGGCATCGCAATCATCGTCGTGCAGTTTGGATTAGCGATGATCCCAAGCGGGTGGCGCACAACTTCCCTAGGATTGACCTCCGGAACCACCAATGGGACATTCGGGTCCATCCGATACGCTGATGAGTTGTCGATCACGACCGCTCCGGCCTCGACGAAGCGAGGAGCGTGCACTTTGGAAGCGGTCGCCCCGATCGAGAAGACGGCGTAATCGATCCCGCGAAGGTCTGCTGTCTTCACGTCCTCCACCTCAATGGACCGCCCATCAAACTCGATGACGGTACCTGCTGATCGTGGGGATGCAAAGAAGCGAATGTGATCGAATGGAACCTTCCGTTCCTCAAGGATCTGGCGCATCACACCACCCACTTGGCCGGTTGCACCTACGATAGCAATGGTTCCAGCGCTCCTCATAGCGAAAACGCCTCATGTAACGCCTGCACGGCCGTCTCTAGCTGTTCGACCCGAATGACACAGGAAATTCGGATAGCTGAAGTGGAGATCATCTCGATGTTGATATGGTGATTAGCCAGCGTCTCAAACATCGTGGCGGTGACACCGGGGTGGGATTTCATCCCTGCTCCAACGAGGGAGACACGACCAATCGCCGTGTCAGTCACCACCCGACTCGCGTCGACTTGCCTTGCCACCTCCTCGGTCACGCTTCGCGCGAGTTCAAGGTCGAGTTTTGGCGCCGTAAAGGAGATGTCCGTATGGCCCTCGATAGAGGTATTCTGCACAATCATGTCGACATTCACACCAGCGTCGGCGATGACGCGAAAAATTCGAGCCGCCACACCAGGGCGATCAGGCACCCTCAACAAGGTGAGCTTGACCTCAGATGCATCATGCGAGATCGCGCTCACTACCGCCTGTTCCATTGTCTCTTCCTCCTCTACCACCCAGGTACCCGGCTCCCAGGTGAAACTCGAACGAACATGGAGTCTCACC
Above is a window of Ferrimicrobium sp. DNA encoding:
- the fliD gene encoding flagellar filament capping protein FliD — translated: MQAYEQPQVDIQNQITSLNNNLNDYQQLSSDFLNLQTAANNLTSASDWQITSATTSNPAVATATTTSGATPSTISFNVDQLAQGNVLAGANTLSSLSSTAASGNFLLSSSAAGFGVSSLAGSSLSVGTHSFDVTQALTGGTASATTALASSVTIGSSNDTIDATVNGTTETFTIASGTYTPSQLAQAISTASSASGTPLLNAQVNSRGQLEVGTSLLGSSASLQLTGGTALSTLGLSTQSTASVGTAGSITLDGTATAINNVQSGSTTTLTDGSGGTITMGIGAFGIAKGSFSASEISAGSGSLSSVVSDINASSSGVTASAVQVGTNAYILQLSSNTTGTDGNITVESSPFSASVGSFNSITAGQNAVISVGGTNGYELSSQTNTVSGVLPGVNINLVSAQAPGSSPITLSVTPNGAKMATDVQSLITAANTALSDINKYAGYNAATGTGGPLMGNSDLNALTSQILGVISNEVGLNGTTAANAGITLNKNGSIDFNATTFAQAYDANPSQVASLFTQGGSLNATSNAYSGSVTLSYAGNATQAGSYPIVITHSATQAVDTGSIVSGGAITSAESLSFTSGGSTATYAASAGESLTSIAAGINASFASSGLALSATVNTTSSGSQLVVSSQNYGSAQSFTVATSGTTGQLGLTANGTTYAGTDVAGTIDGVTATGSGQYLSAPIDNPTLAGLSLQVTATGITSATTLGDFTYTPGIAGGMGATGYGASDPTTGSLSSTISSLNQQIASLQQQYNNYTPMIQSEQKMLQQEFDNMETQLGTLKNQGSYLSSEIAQLPTGG
- a CDS encoding aspartate-semialdehyde dehydrogenase is translated as MRSAGTIAIVGATGQVGGVMRQILEERKVPFDHIRFFASPRSAGTVIEFDGRSIEVEDVKTADLRGIDYAVFSIGATASKVHAPRFVEAGAVVIDNSSAYRMDPNVPLVVPEVNPREVVRHPLGIIANPNCTTMIAMPPLAIIDRLFGLERVIAATYQAASGAGREGVAELDAELQRPNLAALTFDGGAVDFMSPVKFPAVLAGNVIPLAGDLHDGDTSEEEKFVNESRKILGLADLRCHVTCVRVPVFTGHSIAIVAECRDTPRVESFVDALRQEPGCQIVELPTPLASAGIDPVLIGRIRPDRSSTNGIAFFVSGDNLRKGAALNAIQVLEVLLRYKA